The sequence ATTATTGGTGTGACATTTTAGCAGATGAACTTTGgggttagagagagagagagagagagagagaaacaactAAAGGGCAAAAAGGCAAACTAATAAAATTCACAAGCCAACTAAAcccatctctttctctcttgtCCGACCTTCCCCTTGGTCCTAGTCACCAAGTCACACTTGTCTTGGACGGGGGGACACGTCATCGCATGTCACTCCCCACCTTCAACAACATAGTGCAAGCCCCAATCCTCTGCAGTTTGCTCCCTATACTTGTTGACCAATTGCTTTAGAGCGTTGTACCTTTAACCagctgaaaaagaaaaagggtaaAAGGATCTTTATGGTACAATAGGTGCATGCACAAAAAAGACAGGTAAGGACAAGATATTCCACGAGATACTTCCTTCCTTCTCTCTATTTTCACAGACTGACCTGCTGATATAAAATTTGTCTCCAACAGCTTTCGAATTTTCAAACCTCCTCTCTCTAACACTGTAGACTCTCTCTAACCGTTTCTATTGtctaagaaaaacaaaacccatttctATTTCAAACCCAAAGATTGGttcttctttcctcttttttctctttcaaagtttctttctttttttctttattgttcCGCGAAAACACCTTCTCTGCCGagaaagtttgaatttttcttgCGAATTATCGCCTGGTCCTGAGCTTTTCTTGGTGGGTTTTGGTTCTTGGGTCGGGAACTTTACAGGGTTTTGGCTTTTGAATAAGATGAAGATCGGTGAAGATGGTCACAGTTCGTCGTTATGTGCATGATCGCACTGGCGCGTTGGCTTCGAGCTCTGGTGATTTCTAGGGTTTGTGGTGCGTAGATTTGTGTGGCTTTGATTAGGGTTTCTGGGTAAGCAACTGTCACCTCTTTTCTTGATTCTTTGCCGCTTTTCAAGTTCCTCTTTTTCAGCTTTGTTTGATGGCATTATTGTTTGGTTCTTCACTGAATAATTGTAAAGAAATCTaagagtttttatttatcatttggtactttttaaatttgtttttttagtttcaagAGAGCGTTTTTTACTTGAATTTTTAAGGACTATTTCATTATTAGAAATGACGAGTTGTTAAGTATCTGGGCCCATTTCTTGAAGGATTGGTTGTCATAAAAGGTAGAGATGTATCATGATTAAAGTCGTTTGCTGaatatttatgaatttagttCTAAATCATTGAACCAGTTGTGGTGAACCGTCAGCAAGGCTTGTTAGACTGTACTATGAAAATtgaattctctctctctttcttttcattgGTTTCCGTTGTTTATTCATTTTCAGAACTCTGGGAAGTAGTTTTGGAAAAATGTCTAGGGCCTGTTAGATGATCGTGTCAAAATTTAATTGCCCCATTTTAATATCTATAGAATTTCGTATGTGTATCCAATGTCTGTAATGAAACGACAACGATGGTGCGTCAATGGGAAAATTGGATTTGTGGCCTTTTTTTAGATTATAGACAAAAAGGGCGGGTTTCACCCATAGTGTGGACTGTCTTATAACTGGTGTTGGTGGGTTTTTCATGTTAACTAATTGGCTATGCCATCGTTAACCTTTTTACAAATCTTCTGAATATGACAGAACATTAATGTGGTGCTTGATGCACTTGAGACCTTATGAGATGGATTTTGTAggattcttttatttatgagGTGATGAGAAGTGGTGGGACTTTTGGGTGGCGGAACTGGGTGTATTGTGAAGAAGAGCAGTCTCAAGTTAAGGGTTATGGGTGTGAAAGACTGACTTTTCTTCCCCTTGCTTGAGTGTGAATGTGTTGTATCGAAAGGCTTCTGTAGAATTGAGTCATATTTCATACTGGTGCCATAATGAAGGccaagttttaaattgatatgTTGCAGCATTCCCATTCGGTATTACATAGCTGCAAGAGGTTTGAGAAGGCCTCAGTTAATGAAACTTGGACTCTGCATGGGTTATTAGTATCAACCCTTGCCTTAGATTGAGagtttctttaaaatttcataGCTCCTCTTGGGATTGAGagtttctttaaaatttcataGCTCCTCTTGGGATTGAGGCCGTTTCTTACATTAATCTGTTTTTTGACCCTTGTAATCATGTCTTATGAGGCCGTATGCCTTGCCTTTACTGTTTGTATGAAAACTAATGAGCATTTTGTTGAATTACATGTTAAGTTGCTAGACATGTGGGGTTGGCAGCTTTTTGTAATCCTCATTTGTCCTTTCCCTAACAtcattttgtaaaaatatgttttccatttttagCGAGTAGTTGAAGTAGATAAAAACAGAGCAGTATGGTTGCAAAAGACCGCCAAAGTGCTACAAGCTCTCCTAGTCCTAAAGTGGAGGTGGGAGAGATCGACACAAGGGCACCTTTCCAATCTGTTAAAGATGCTGTTACACTATTTGGAGAAGGCGCATTCTCTGGGGAAAAACCTGCCATTAAGAAGACAAAACCTCATTCAGCAGAGGTATTTCTGATTCCTTACTCTTTAATTTAGGAAGTCCGCGTCTATATCTATATTTGACAAttggaaaatatattttgcttCACTTCTtggttaattttatttgttttccaCAAGTTATTGGGAAGTTGATGGTAGTGAACATACATTTTCTCTGcgtttaaaattcaaataagcTAGAGATCTTTTTTaaccagaaaaaaagaagagctTATTGTTTGAAACGGTTAGCAAAGGTTATTCTGtagcaatttttttgggtacgTCATAGATGGTTTGCATGTTCTGTAATTTCAATCCATGTACTGAAGTTGACCTTCCAAATTGTGTGAACCCAATATTTCAACCTTCCATTTATTTAGTTTAGAAGCTACTTCTAGAAGGAAGTTGTATATTTGTAGCTATGGATGTGAATGATTATCTCACTCATGTAATCTTCCATTCAATCTCTGATTAATTGGAACTCTTCATCATTGTGAGGTTATTAACTACCACAGAAATTCTACTCATTATAATGCAACAACTGTTTGGTCAATGCATGCTCTTCTAATatcctgttttttttttttttggtgtgatgTTTCAATGCAGAGAGTACTAGCCAACGAGACGCAGCTTCACCTGGCCCAGAAAGAATTGAACAAGTTGAAGGAACAACTGAAGAATGCTGAAACTACGAAAACCCAAGCACTTGTGGAGCTTGAAAAGGCTAAGGAAACTCTTGAGGATCTGACAAATAAGGTGACTTCCCTCAGTGAATCTAAGGAATCTGCAATAAAGGCAACAGAAGCTGCAAAAAGTCAGGCAAAGCAACTTGAAGAAGCAAACTCTGGCAACCTTGCTGGAACTGATGGTGCTTGGAAACAAGACTTGGAAACAGCAAGAGCACAGTATGTGAATGTGATTACTGAACTTAATGCTGCAAAGCAGGAGTTACAGAAAATCCGTCAGGACTGTGATGCATCCTTGCAAGCAAAAGTTACTGCTTTCAAGCAGGCAGCAGAAGCTGAAGATGCAGCCAAAGAAAATGCGGAGAGGGTTACTGAGCTCTCCAAGGAAATTTCAGCTGTGCAGGAATCAATTGGGCAAGTGAAGCTTGCATCTTTGGAAGCCCAGCAGGAGCAAGCGAAGATATTTGCTGAAAAGGATGTCCTGAGGCAGTCGTATAAAGCTACCTTGGAAgagtcaacaaaaaaattgctttCTCTGAGAAAAGAGTTTGATCCAGAACTCTCTAGAAATCTTGAAGCACAACTTTCTGAAACGTTGAATGAAGTTGGGGCTCTGCAAAAGCAAATGGAGAATGCAAAGGCTTCTGATTTAGATTCTGTGAGAATTGTCACTTTGGAGCTGGATGATGCTAAGGAATCACTGCATAAAGTAGCAGAAGAGGAAAGCAGTCTCAGAAGCTTAGTTGAAGCACTTAAGTTGGAACTTGAGAACGTGAAAAAAGAGCATGCTGAACTGAAGGAGAAGGAAGCGGAAACAGAATCGCTTGCTGGGAATTTACATGTGAAACTGCGGAAAACCAAGTCTGAGCTTGAAGCATGCCTAGCAGAAGAGTCTCAAGCAAGAGGTGCTTCCAATGAAATGATAGCTACACTAAACCAGCTATCCTTGGAAACTGAAAATGCAAGGCGAGAAGCAGAAGAGATGAAGATTAAAGCAGAGGAGTTGAGGAAGGATGCGGAAACAACCAAAATTGCAGTAAAAGAAGCGGAGAAGAAGCTGAGACTTGCTTTGGAAGAAGCTGAAGAGGCCAAAGCAGCTGAAGAAAGAGCCCTTGAACAGATTAGAGTTTTATCAGAGAGAACTAATGCTGCTCGAGCATCAACTTCTGAGTCTGGTGCGAAGATCACTATATCAAAGGAAGAGTTTGAATCTTTGAGCCGAAAGGTTGAGGAGTCTGATACATTAGCAGAAATGAAAGTGGCTGCTGCCATGGCCCAGGTGGAAGCTGTGAAGGCTAGTGAAAATGAGGCCTTGAAGAGGTTAGAGGCAACCCAGAAGGAAATTGAGGATATGAAGGCTGCAACTGAGGAGGCCAAAAAGAGGGCAGAAATGGCTGAAGCAGCCAAGAAGGCAGTGGAAGGAGAGCTCCGAAGGTGGCGAGAACGGGAGCAAAAGAAAGCAGCTGAAGCTGCATCACGGATATTGGCAGAAACAGAGATGTCAGTGGAATCATCCCCACGCCATTACAGGATTCAAAAGCAGAACcctcaaatgaaaattattgaGGCCCGGAAGTTGGACAAAGAGAAGACGTCTGTTTCGAAAAAAACACTTCTGCCTAATCTGAGTGGCATGTTCAATA comes from Prunus dulcis chromosome 6, ALMONDv2, whole genome shotgun sequence and encodes:
- the LOC117629846 gene encoding WEB family protein At5g55860, coding for MVAKDRQSATSSPSPKVEVGEIDTRAPFQSVKDAVTLFGEGAFSGEKPAIKKTKPHSAERVLANETQLHLAQKELNKLKEQLKNAETTKTQALVELEKAKETLEDLTNKVTSLSESKESAIKATEAAKSQAKQLEEANSGNLAGTDGAWKQDLETARAQYVNVITELNAAKQELQKIRQDCDASLQAKVTAFKQAAEAEDAAKENAERVTELSKEISAVQESIGQVKLASLEAQQEQAKIFAEKDVLRQSYKATLEESTKKLLSLRKEFDPELSRNLEAQLSETLNEVGALQKQMENAKASDLDSVRIVTLELDDAKESLHKVAEEESSLRSLVEALKLELENVKKEHAELKEKEAETESLAGNLHVKLRKTKSELEACLAEESQARGASNEMIATLNQLSLETENARREAEEMKIKAEELRKDAETTKIAVKEAEKKLRLALEEAEEAKAAEERALEQIRVLSERTNAARASTSESGAKITISKEEFESLSRKVEESDTLAEMKVAAAMAQVEAVKASENEALKRLEATQKEIEDMKAATEEAKKRAEMAEAAKKAVEGELRRWREREQKKAAEAASRILAETEMSVESSPRHYRIQKQNPQMKIIEARKLDKEKTSVSKKTLLPNLSGMFNRKKSQVDGGSPSYLPGENPL